One Maribacter cobaltidurans genomic window carries:
- the ribB gene encoding 3,4-dihydroxy-2-butanone-4-phosphate synthase, which produces MEVKTSNLTDEIKLNTIEEAIEDIRNGKVIIVVDDENRENEGDFLAAAELATPETINFMATHGRGLICAPLTEGRCEHLGLHRMVNNNTDPLETAFTVSIDLRGQGVTTGISASDRSKTVCALTDDNIKPHDFARPGHIFPLVAKEGGVLRRTGHTEAAIDFARLAGLKPAGVIVEIMNEDGSMARLPQLIEVAKKFDLKIVSIEDLVAYRMEHDSLILKELDFTITTRFGDFRLRAYKQTTNNHIHIALTKGSWSLGDKVLTRINSTLVNNDILGTLTNSVDSQLENMFKAINKEGKGAIVFINQDMESLNLLSRLKELRELQGSGIYKAPKIEMDAKDFGIGAQILHDLDISKLRLLTNNQQTKRVGIVGYGLEIVEYVSY; this is translated from the coding sequence ATGGAGGTCAAGACATCTAATCTTACGGATGAAATAAAGTTGAATACCATTGAGGAGGCCATAGAGGATATCCGTAATGGTAAGGTTATTATCGTAGTTGACGATGAAAATAGGGAGAACGAAGGAGACTTTCTGGCGGCTGCAGAACTCGCCACTCCAGAGACCATAAACTTCATGGCCACCCACGGGCGAGGTTTAATCTGTGCGCCACTGACCGAAGGTAGATGCGAGCATCTTGGACTCCATCGTATGGTAAACAATAATACCGATCCACTGGAAACGGCATTTACGGTTTCCATTGATTTAAGGGGGCAAGGCGTTACAACCGGTATTTCCGCATCCGATAGGTCAAAAACTGTCTGTGCTTTGACCGATGACAATATAAAGCCCCATGATTTTGCCAGACCAGGGCATATTTTCCCTTTGGTCGCTAAAGAAGGAGGTGTTCTCAGAAGAACCGGACATACGGAGGCGGCCATAGACTTTGCAAGACTCGCCGGATTGAAGCCTGCCGGTGTTATCGTGGAAATCATGAATGAGGACGGCAGCATGGCAAGACTTCCCCAATTGATTGAGGTAGCAAAAAAGTTCGATTTAAAAATCGTATCCATAGAAGATTTGGTAGCGTACAGAATGGAACACGATAGTCTTATCCTCAAGGAGCTTGATTTTACCATTACCACCCGGTTCGGTGATTTTAGGTTAAGGGCCTACAAACAGACAACCAACAACCATATCCACATTGCCTTAACTAAAGGATCGTGGAGCCTTGGCGACAAAGTGCTGACCAGAATTAACTCTACCTTGGTCAATAATGATATTCTTGGCACCCTTACCAATAGCGTAGATTCCCAATTGGAAAACATGTTCAAAGCCATAAATAAAGAGGGAAAAGGAGCCATAGTCTTTATCAATCAGGATATGGAATCCTTAAATCTGTTGTCCAGACTCAAAGAACTAAGGGAACTTCAAGGTAGTGGCATTTACAAAGCGCCAAAAATAGAAATGGATGCCAAGGATTTTGGCATTGGGGCCCAAATTCTGCATGATTTGGATATTTCAAAACTTCGATTGCTCACCAACAACCAACAGACCAAGAGAGTGGGTATTGTGGGTTATGGTTTAGAAATAGTGGAATATGTAAGCTACTAA
- a CDS encoding CusA/CzcA family heavy metal efflux RND transporter yields MLSHIINFSIKNKFIVLLFTCFIIGFGIYSLTKIPIGAVPDVTNNQVQVITTSRNLSTQDIEQFITYPVELEMANLPGVKEIRSVSKFGLSVVTIVFEDDLGTYLPRQLIAEKIKSASEKIPSSFGSPEMGPITTGLGEIYQYILDVEPEFKDQYTAEDLRTIQDWIVKRQLSGIPGVVEVNTWGGFLKQYEVAINTEKLNAMNISSQEVFKAVESNNSVAGGGYIEKVNQAFFIRGEGLVSSLKDIENIIVKNDGEVPIYIKDVATVGFGNATRFGAITGNGEGEKVLGQVMMLKDANSKKVIEAVKERVANISKSLPEGVYINAFLDRSELIAKTTFTVTENLILGCLIVIFVVVLLLGNFRSGLVVASVIPLCLLFALSLMYIFGVDANLMSLGAIDFGIIIDGAVIIVEFIAFNVSKKRTELEGLIKSEQQELRDGITYTGATKMMNSAIFGQLIILIVFIPILSLSGVEGKMFKPMALTFSFALIGAMILCFTYVPVVSSLFLKPSKTTDKNISVRLMSWLNKKYDPIIDWALRSKKLVLGIAAALLAIAVSLYMSMGGEFVPTLDEGDFVIQPVLKTGTSLSNTVEITTEIERILLDQFPEVKQVVTRIGAAEVPTDPMSMEESDVIIVLNPKSEWTSAESKDELADKFKEALSVIPGMEVEFTQPIEMRFNELITGVRADIAIKIFGENLDILAKKGKEIGDLIQNVPGAADISVEKIAGLPEMNVKYNRSKIARYGLNIQDLNDMISMGFAGKTAGSVFEGEKRFDLVVRLDSKKRQDIDNLKNLYVDLPSGGKIPLSELAEITYQKGAAKISRDDTRRRIVVGINVRNRDLQSVVDDVRKLIDDNVKLPVGYSITYGGQFENLQSAKARLMIAVPIALILIFILLYFAFKSVKEALMIYSAIPLAAVGGVLLLWVRGLPFSISAGVGFIALFGIAVLNGIVLIEHFKELEASGKFEDMNDLIKEGAKDRLRAVLLTASAAALGFLPMAISTNAGAEVQRPLATVVIGGLITATILTLVVLPVLYSYLSSHIEKKSMGLSKQTNLIIGLLVLFGSFQVKAQEPPKNLEALIPMAIENNAGLKVYQLGMEASDAFVNSAFDFEKTDVYYSYDENNLALNNLPLKVFGVAQSFSFPTVYFSKRRVNKGVYNVAKSTYDIQTKNLEKQVVSGYYEYQVAREMANVLNLLDSLYGNFSQMANRRFELGETNYLEKITATSKQRQIQLKYAEAERNVEISYQNLMKIIQSQDSIVIAEASQLKVPMKDVAIESIPEISFYQNQIDLKQAQKNLENQQLLPDIGVEYFQGTNDGLSGNLHGYQLGLKIPLFFGGKASRIKSAKIAEQSAEAAYTDYEIQLHTILATLKKQLHVLSKSLEYYENEGSLLSDEILKMANGSFQNGEIDFYQYIQSLESAYDVKLEYLNKLKEYNSTVIAINYLTL; encoded by the coding sequence ATGCTTTCACATATTATTAATTTCAGTATAAAGAACAAGTTTATAGTACTACTATTTACATGTTTTATCATAGGTTTCGGAATTTATTCCCTTACAAAAATTCCTATAGGTGCCGTACCTGATGTAACAAATAATCAAGTACAAGTTATTACTACCTCAAGAAATCTTTCAACCCAGGATATTGAACAATTTATCACCTACCCTGTGGAGTTGGAAATGGCGAATTTACCCGGTGTAAAGGAAATAAGGTCCGTTTCCAAATTTGGGCTTTCCGTGGTTACCATCGTTTTTGAGGACGATCTGGGTACTTATTTGCCAAGACAGTTAATCGCCGAAAAAATAAAATCGGCCTCGGAAAAAATTCCTTCCAGTTTTGGTTCTCCGGAAATGGGCCCCATTACTACCGGATTGGGTGAAATATACCAGTATATTCTTGATGTAGAGCCCGAATTCAAAGACCAATATACAGCAGAAGATCTAAGGACGATACAGGATTGGATCGTAAAAAGACAACTCTCTGGAATACCCGGTGTAGTTGAAGTAAATACTTGGGGCGGCTTTTTAAAACAGTATGAAGTGGCCATAAATACGGAGAAACTCAATGCCATGAACATTAGTTCCCAAGAGGTATTTAAGGCTGTGGAATCCAACAATAGCGTAGCCGGTGGCGGATATATCGAAAAGGTAAACCAAGCATTTTTTATTCGGGGCGAAGGTCTTGTCAGTTCCCTCAAGGATATAGAAAACATCATCGTTAAAAATGATGGTGAGGTTCCTATTTATATCAAGGATGTTGCCACGGTCGGTTTTGGAAACGCCACCCGTTTTGGAGCCATTACCGGGAATGGTGAAGGTGAAAAAGTTTTGGGGCAGGTGATGATGCTAAAGGATGCCAATTCCAAAAAGGTCATCGAAGCGGTAAAGGAACGTGTTGCAAATATTTCAAAATCTTTGCCTGAAGGCGTATATATCAATGCCTTTCTAGATCGAAGTGAACTCATTGCCAAAACTACCTTTACGGTTACGGAAAACCTGATTTTGGGATGTTTGATCGTAATTTTTGTGGTCGTGCTACTGCTTGGAAATTTTCGTTCCGGTCTCGTGGTGGCCTCCGTTATTCCCTTGTGCCTGCTTTTCGCCCTTTCGCTCATGTATATCTTTGGCGTGGATGCCAACTTGATGAGCTTGGGAGCGATTGATTTTGGGATCATTATTGACGGTGCCGTGATCATCGTGGAGTTTATCGCCTTCAATGTATCCAAGAAACGCACTGAACTTGAAGGGCTGATCAAAAGCGAACAACAGGAGCTTAGGGATGGAATAACCTATACCGGTGCCACCAAAATGATGAACTCCGCCATTTTTGGGCAGCTGATCATCCTAATCGTCTTCATTCCCATCCTATCCTTGAGTGGTGTTGAAGGTAAGATGTTCAAGCCAATGGCATTGACATTTAGCTTTGCCTTGATCGGTGCCATGATATTATGCTTTACCTATGTACCGGTAGTGTCCTCCCTATTTTTAAAACCCTCCAAGACCACGGATAAGAATATTTCCGTTCGCTTAATGAGTTGGTTGAACAAAAAGTACGACCCCATTATAGACTGGGCACTACGCAGTAAAAAATTGGTCCTAGGCATTGCAGCAGCGCTCTTAGCGATTGCCGTTTCCCTTTATATGTCCATGGGAGGAGAATTTGTACCCACTTTGGACGAGGGGGATTTTGTGATTCAACCCGTGCTAAAAACAGGTACTTCCCTCAGCAACACGGTCGAAATCACCACAGAGATAGAACGTATTCTACTGGACCAGTTTCCAGAGGTTAAACAAGTGGTTACAAGGATCGGTGCGGCAGAAGTTCCCACAGACCCCATGTCCATGGAGGAAAGTGATGTGATTATCGTACTAAATCCAAAAAGTGAATGGACCTCGGCGGAATCCAAGGACGAATTGGCCGATAAATTCAAAGAGGCCTTGTCTGTAATACCAGGTATGGAGGTTGAATTTACACAACCCATTGAAATGCGTTTCAATGAACTGATTACGGGGGTTCGTGCCGATATTGCCATCAAGATATTTGGCGAAAACTTGGACATTCTTGCCAAAAAAGGAAAGGAAATAGGAGACCTGATTCAAAATGTCCCCGGTGCGGCCGATATTTCAGTAGAAAAAATAGCCGGACTTCCCGAGATGAACGTAAAATACAATCGGTCTAAAATTGCCCGATACGGTCTCAATATCCAAGACTTGAACGACATGATTTCCATGGGGTTTGCCGGTAAGACGGCAGGCAGCGTTTTTGAAGGCGAAAAGAGATTCGATCTGGTCGTTAGGCTAGACAGTAAAAAACGGCAGGATATCGATAACCTAAAGAATCTATATGTTGACCTTCCTTCCGGAGGAAAAATTCCTTTGAGCGAATTAGCTGAAATCACCTACCAAAAAGGTGCGGCCAAAATATCAAGGGACGATACAAGAAGACGAATCGTTGTGGGTATCAACGTCCGTAACAGAGATTTACAATCTGTTGTGGACGATGTACGAAAACTGATCGATGATAATGTAAAACTTCCCGTGGGCTATTCCATTACCTATGGGGGCCAGTTTGAAAATCTGCAAAGTGCCAAAGCAAGGTTGATGATTGCGGTACCTATTGCCTTGATCTTAATTTTCATTCTTCTATACTTTGCTTTCAAATCCGTAAAAGAAGCATTAATGATTTATTCCGCCATTCCATTGGCAGCCGTTGGTGGCGTACTATTATTGTGGGTTAGAGGTTTGCCCTTTAGTATTTCTGCCGGGGTAGGTTTTATTGCCTTGTTTGGTATTGCCGTACTGAATGGAATCGTACTGATCGAACATTTTAAGGAATTGGAAGCATCGGGAAAATTTGAAGATATGAACGATTTGATCAAAGAAGGGGCCAAAGACAGGCTTAGGGCAGTTCTGCTGACTGCATCGGCCGCGGCCCTAGGTTTTCTTCCCATGGCCATTTCTACCAATGCAGGGGCGGAAGTACAACGTCCCCTGGCTACCGTTGTCATAGGCGGACTAATTACCGCGACCATTTTGACCTTAGTGGTGTTACCTGTTTTGTATTCCTACCTAAGCAGTCATATAGAGAAAAAAAGTATGGGCCTTTCAAAACAGACCAATCTTATTATAGGTCTTTTGGTCCTTTTTGGGTCATTTCAAGTGAAAGCCCAAGAACCGCCCAAGAATTTGGAGGCATTGATACCCATGGCGATTGAAAACAATGCGGGTCTAAAGGTATATCAATTGGGTATGGAAGCATCCGATGCTTTTGTGAACAGTGCCTTTGATTTTGAAAAAACGGATGTGTACTACTCCTATGACGAAAATAATTTGGCGCTTAACAATTTGCCATTGAAAGTCTTTGGGGTCGCCCAAAGTTTCAGTTTTCCCACGGTTTATTTTTCAAAAAGAAGGGTGAACAAGGGGGTATACAATGTTGCTAAAAGCACATATGATATCCAAACAAAGAACTTGGAAAAACAGGTAGTGTCCGGATACTATGAATATCAGGTCGCGCGGGAAATGGCCAATGTGCTTAACCTATTAGACAGTCTTTATGGCAACTTTTCCCAGATGGCCAACAGACGTTTTGAACTGGGTGAGACCAATTATCTCGAAAAGATTACAGCAACCTCAAAGCAACGGCAAATCCAACTAAAATATGCTGAAGCGGAACGGAATGTGGAAATCAGCTATCAGAATTTGATGAAGATTATCCAGTCCCAAGACAGCATTGTTATTGCCGAAGCATCCCAATTAAAGGTTCCTATGAAGGATGTTGCCATTGAATCGATTCCGGAAATCTCCTTTTATCAAAATCAAATCGATTTAAAACAGGCCCAGAAGAATCTGGAAAACCAACAATTGCTTCCTGATATTGGCGTGGAATATTTTCAAGGCACCAACGACGGACTCAGCGGGAACCTGCATGGTTACCAATTAGGTCTGAAGATTCCCTTGTTTTTTGGGGGGAAGGCCTCACGGATAAAATCTGCCAAAATTGCCGAACAAAGTGCCGAGGCTGCTTATACGGATTATGAGATACAGCTTCATACAATATTAGCCACTTTAAAAAAGCAACTTCACGTGCTTTCCAAATCCTTGGAATACTATGAAAATGAGG
- a CDS encoding DegT/DnrJ/EryC1/StrS family aminotransferase: MPGFELFGDKEKKSVQDVLDTGVLMRYGFDGARKGHWKGKELEGALCERMESKYAQVVSSGTAALTVALASAGVGAGDEVILPTFTFVASFESVLAIGAVPILVDVDDTLTLSPLTVERAITPKTKVVMPVHMCGSMADLKALKALCDSHNLILLEDACQAIGGSFEGKPLGSYGDLGCFSFDYVKTITCGEGGALITNNPDFYKNADHYSDHGHDHVGSNRGAESHPFLGYNYRISELNAAVGCAQIQRLDEFVGIQEKNYNILFDALKNIDGVTFRRIPKGGIQNYSFLNFFLPTEDLTRRAHQAFGDGGVDACFYWYDNNWHYYRKWEHLTNLTSLGKLPNEVQKNLPDYSKSDFSASDKWISRTISCLIKLSWTETEVQERAKKMATIIKEVLKS; this comes from the coding sequence ATGCCAGGTTTTGAGCTATTTGGGGACAAGGAGAAAAAAAGTGTTCAGGATGTATTGGACACGGGCGTTTTGATGCGCTATGGTTTTGACGGTGCCCGTAAAGGACATTGGAAAGGCAAGGAATTGGAGGGTGCCCTTTGTGAAAGAATGGAATCCAAATACGCCCAAGTGGTTAGTAGTGGTACCGCAGCATTAACGGTAGCCTTGGCAAGTGCCGGTGTTGGAGCAGGGGATGAGGTCATTCTACCCACATTCACATTTGTGGCTAGTTTTGAGTCGGTCTTGGCAATTGGTGCAGTTCCCATATTGGTAGATGTGGACGATACGTTAACCTTAAGTCCATTGACAGTGGAAAGAGCCATCACCCCAAAAACCAAGGTAGTCATGCCAGTGCATATGTGTGGTTCCATGGCCGATTTGAAAGCGTTAAAGGCTCTTTGTGATTCCCACAATCTGATTTTATTGGAAGATGCCTGCCAAGCTATCGGCGGTAGTTTTGAAGGCAAACCCTTGGGCAGTTATGGGGATTTAGGCTGCTTTTCTTTTGATTATGTAAAAACGATTACCTGTGGGGAAGGAGGGGCATTGATTACCAATAATCCCGATTTTTATAAAAATGCCGACCATTATTCGGATCATGGGCATGATCATGTGGGCTCCAACAGAGGGGCGGAATCCCATCCTTTTTTGGGGTATAACTATAGAATATCTGAACTCAATGCGGCCGTAGGTTGTGCCCAAATTCAGCGACTCGATGAATTTGTGGGTATACAGGAAAAAAATTACAACATTCTTTTTGATGCCCTTAAAAATATTGATGGGGTTACGTTTAGGAGGATTCCCAAAGGAGGCATTCAGAATTATTCTTTTTTGAATTTTTTCCTGCCGACGGAAGACTTGACCAGAAGAGCACATCAAGCATTTGGTGACGGCGGAGTGGACGCCTGTTTTTACTGGTACGATAATAATTGGCATTATTACAGAAAATGGGAGCACCTCACAAATTTAACTTCCTTGGGAAAACTGCCCAATGAAGTTCAAAAGAATCTGCCGGATTATTCAAAATCCGATTTCTCAGCATCCGATAAATGGATAAGCAGAACTATATCCTGTCTAATCAAATTAAGCTGGACCGAAACGGAGGTGCAAGAACGGGCAAAGAAAATGGCCACAATCATCAAGGAAGTTCTTAAAAGCTAA
- a CDS encoding pyruvate kinase, whose protein sequence is MEKLKVGDKVYNTKQNGFADFVRYSFSEVVALTKTLAILKNGVRLINQPKNSYITEDIGYSVSRCKGTHWHLVSLEAIRKAQIENEKIAAHDWFNEQDFTNEDKLEIYRYFKSKLN, encoded by the coding sequence ATGGAAAAGTTAAAAGTAGGCGATAAGGTTTACAATACAAAGCAAAATGGATTTGCCGATTTTGTGCGATACTCATTTTCTGAGGTAGTTGCCTTGACCAAAACCTTAGCAATCCTAAAAAATGGGGTTCGATTGATCAACCAACCTAAGAACTCCTACATTACGGAGGATATAGGTTATTCTGTGTCTAGATGCAAAGGAACTCATTGGCATCTCGTTTCTTTAGAGGCCATAAGAAAAGCACAGATTGAGAATGAAAAAATTGCGGCACACGATTGGTTCAACGAACAAGACTTTACCAATGAGGACAAACTGGAAATTTACCGGTACTTCAAATCCAAACTAAATTAA